ATTCAACGAAAATCCGTTGGAATAAAACCCCTGATACGCACCGGGATAATATCCGAAAAAGGGATACGGCCCAAATCCAGCCCCCGGCCCATACCACCCCGGCGGATAGGGTAACGGCGGACGCTGATTCGGCGGGAGCACCACCGCTCGCGGCGCTCGTGGGTCGATCGCAGGTGCCACCGGCTCCGCCGCGATGTTGAGCAGCGCGGTCAATGCGAATCCGCAGGCGGACCATCGTCGCGTCAACCGTCGAATGATCGTCGTCTTACCTGGTTGCATTTGCATCATCCCCCGCCGAATGCCGCTGAGTCGCTCCATGGTCCATATTCCGAACGCTACCCCACTTCGCGGGGTGGGAGCGCTTCCCAGGGGTCGATCGTGGGCAATTTCTCCGACAATGCTGCCGGTTCTATCGCTTCCATCGGTTCGGGATAGTCATCGGCAAGAAATGAATTACACTACATGGCCAATGACGGAAGTTCGTGTCGGCCCCGGCTACCGCATTGACGATCTTCCCATTCCGACTCAAGGAACGAACGGCATGCCAAATCTCGGAACGCCAATCGGAATCACCGTGCGAAACCCTCGTTGGCTCGGCTTCGGTTTGGGCACACTCCTCCTCACTGGGCTGATGATCCGCGGCTTCGCGGTCACGGCATCAGAACCAGAGAAGCCACCAACAGCCGCGGCCCCCATGCCGATCGTGCCCGAACGCGGCAATGATTCCACCGAATGGATCGATGACAGCGCAACCATCGATCGATTCGTGGAACAACTCGGCAAATTCGCGGAAGCCGGAACCGGGATCACCGGCGAACGCTTAGAAGCCGCCTTGGAGATCGATCGGGTCTTTCCCATGGACGCAATCGCGCCGCCCGCCGAGTCGTTGACACCCGAACAAATTGCCGAAAAAGCACGGGCTTCGACGTGGTTAATCGGCTGCGTGCCGGCAAAAGGGGCCGAGGCCGGTTTCGACGATGGCTGGTTCGCCACGGCATGGACCATCGGCAGCGATGGCATCTTGCTCACCAACTGGCATGTGTTCGAGAATGCTCGGGAGATGATCTTTGGCGTGATGAATGCCCAGGGCGAAATCTTCCCCGTGGTGGATTTGTTGGCGTGCGACAAACTGGCCGATCTGGCCGTGATCCGCATTCCGAAGCGTGGATTACCCGCATTGCCGATCGCCCAATCGGCACCGAAGCCGGGCGCATGGGTGGGGCTGTTGTCGCATCCCGGCAATGAACTCTTCACATTCACCCAAGGGCATGTGACCCGGTATGTGCAGCATTTCGGAGGATTGGCTGCCTTCGGGGAACAATGGATGGGCGTGACCACCGATTACGCCGGTGGCTCGAGCGGCGGGCCAATTCTCGATCGCACTGGCGCAGTCGTTGGAATGGCCTGCCTGACCTCCAACATCGATTCCGAAGAACCCACCGCGCGGCGGTCACGTCTGCATCGCCCTGCGATTCGTCGGCGGGCGATTCAAGATGCGCCGAAAGCGGGTGCGGATGGCCCGCAGGCCGCGCAGCCATCCAGCATTCAAATGGTGGTCAAATTAGCCGTGCCGTTGGTGATGATTCGACAAATCATCACCAAGAATCACGTCCCTGGCTCCAATCGCCCGATTCCATTGGCGACATGGCATGCCGAAATTCGCAAACGCGCAGCACGACAGATTCGGCAACTCGAACAAGCGATGAAACTTACGGAGAACGCCCGGGAACTCGATTCGCTCCAAGTGCAAATTACGGAAGTGGAACAAGCCGCCCTGCAAGCGGTGATCCACCTGGCGCGAGCGACGCCGAATCGCCCCGAGAGTATCCCCCTGTTGGTCGAATGCATCGAGCGAGGCGATTTGGAATTGGTCGAGCAAGTCGTCGGCCTGCTGGGGCATTTTCATCTGAAATCGGAAGCGGTGCTGCCCGCATTGTGGCAACTCGCGGAGAGCGGACTGGAATCGGAAGCGATTTTGGATTTTCTTCAAGCGGTTCTGGAATCGAATCCGCATCGGTCATGTCAGGCGGTGGCCGCACTCGCGGGAGGGATTTTGTCTCGCAATCATTTGCGAATCGCACCCGCCGAGGAAGTGGAATCGACCGCCCAAGCCGTCGCAGAAATGTTGGCATTTGCGGAGAAATCGGGCACGAATATCCGACCAACTGCCGATGATCCCGATGCCGCGACGATTGCCCGACGATTGCAAGCGGGACTTGCGAACCTGCGGAATT
This DNA window, taken from Tuwongella immobilis, encodes the following:
- a CDS encoding S1 family peptidase, encoding MPNLGTPIGITVRNPRWLGFGLGTLLLTGLMIRGFAVTASEPEKPPTAAAPMPIVPERGNDSTEWIDDSATIDRFVEQLGKFAEAGTGITGERLEAALEIDRVFPMDAIAPPAESLTPEQIAEKARASTWLIGCVPAKGAEAGFDDGWFATAWTIGSDGILLTNWHVFENAREMIFGVMNAQGEIFPVVDLLACDKLADLAVIRIPKRGLPALPIAQSAPKPGAWVGLLSHPGNELFTFTQGHVTRYVQHFGGLAAFGEQWMGVTTDYAGGSSGGPILDRTGAVVGMACLTSNIDSEEPTARRSRLHRPAIRRRAIQDAPKAGADGPQAAQPSSIQMVVKLAVPLVMIRQIITKNHVPGSNRPIPLATWHAEIRKRAARQIRQLEQAMKLTENARELDSLQVQITEVEQAALQAVIHLARATPNRPESIPLLVECIERGDLELVEQVVGLLGHFHLKSEAVLPALWQLAESGLESEAILDFLQAVLESNPHRSCQAVAALAGGILSRNHLRIAPAEEVESTAQAVAEMLAFAEKSGTNIRPTADDPDAATIARRLQAGLANLRNCEVGGKHPEILGTDLANRPIRVTLLEKPTLLLTWDEAEHATETNLQTIQAIRRRFPAATLQMVGISAITDRTKAQKMVENAKIDWTVLHNDQTAAQPGILDRLNLDSQPMIRLIDATGTVRSVWTTIPPERELQTAIRKIIEERSKQPPK